One Periophthalmus magnuspinnatus isolate fPerMag1 chromosome 15, fPerMag1.2.pri, whole genome shotgun sequence genomic window carries:
- the stox1 gene encoding storkhead-box protein 1 yields the protein MTLPPRFIQLSSASLAVVLARDEESSHLGTEVSANTGQEIFADFKAQNSRSFWNKRLVKAVAEVHFQGWMENLVLFIQGNANNLEVLREAWMRRALRSPKGFVIKAVGDLSPVQMSPFPQSQFIPLAEVLCSVISDMNSNQIIVNQDALINYMSKAHPGITIPTQDILYNALGNLIKERKIYHTGEGYFIVTPQTYFITNNMVREKNWWPTGSADDPPSPPPITYLLSNDVCMETAHTPPLAHCKSCSCFSPVPLVNNITSTPVTGTLPPSTVPDQHSVSVSVSECTGKSLKWPRPLDLKPTVQHQSTSTAADCQASEVSKNTATTNATSRKDKDIKPPRKFGLSLFRRNVNKKDKPKKEFVTFSGQFPPEEWPVRDEDDLNNLPRDLEHAIIKRINPELTVDNLTRHTVLMKKMEERRERGFEHGVDRPLDKDDKLVDKGMSTEMLSVSRPRHHHSAKTSGGRRSAPKVTRSRRRAHSSREKREKDRERIRSKVAMCADDLPEGEDLIPTRLRVEIPVDLPDQLEEGVTGEGKSLYKKRIDNPFQVGSNNDPSEVETAPTTSREHRRREGKEGKASGQGRKERLNYRSKSWDPHRAKIAFAEEERIGRSPNSEDRYSCLQGKDLQMDLKPTKELPLDYSPAYPQSSTLRIEDKVRHQRESKDTWGKDDYKEIPPPNQDKPNYFDPGSLHDLQTSNTTLRRKHSLRTAKPQDGELWKTGNLVSQVQPCEVPSSTNKTDQKACTKLEYKVGHVEKLESIDDNTVATDASSFFEDDLRLYEKADEKDEEDACSSLCLNEEEVSDSVKVYQASIAHYLDPQLDYNNKLDLRYQGSHNRYYNSYIQHAPLVQEGTENIYKAESEETKWRTNTHRQMTRSPHCGPSPGHRVRVEQHSEASLNLDCPDTPEVADCSIFDYCQTSEVESDSETVRKSTDEGDGESPQWAVDMEGQKDHFEALDDSEQLSTHRSGLSMPSGAMAEAGEPAEMVENQSMTGDSGIDSPRTRVSLASNNTVILEGLKRRGFLQNLEKLHTKSNSIRTQSSLLQLTPVMNV from the exons ATGACTCTCCCGCCGCGGTTTATCCAGCTGTCCTCCGCGTCCCTCGCTGTGGTCCTGGCACGGGACGAGGAGAGCTCCCACCTCGGCACCGAAGTCAGCGCCAACACCGGGCAGGAGATATTCGCGGATTTCAAAGCCCAAAATTCCCGCAGTTTTTGGAATAAGAGACTGGTGAAAGCTGTGGCAGAGGTGCACTTCCAGGGATGGATGGAAAACCTGGTGCTGTTCATTCAGGGCAACGCCAATAACCTGGAGGTGCTGAGAGAAGCGTGGATGCGCCGTGCCCTGAGGTCGCCAAAGGGGTTCGTCATCAAAGCCGTGG gtgATCTGTCCCCAGTGCAAATGTCCCCCTTCCCGCAGTCCCAGTTCATTCCTCTGGCCGAAGTGCTGTGCTCCGTCATCTCCGACATGAACTCCAACCAAATCATTGTGAACCAAGACGCGCTCATCAATTATATGAGCAAGGCCCATCCAG GAATTACCATCCCAACTCAGGACATCCTCTACAATGCTCTGGGCAATCTGATAAAGGAACGCAAGATTTACCACACTGGAGAGGGTTATTTCATTGTCACCCCACAAACCTACTTCATCACCAACAACATGGTCCGAGAGAAAAACTGGTGGCCCACCGGTTCAGCTGATGAccctccctcacctccccctATAACGTACCTTTTGAGTAATGATGTCTGCATGGAGACTGCCCACACACCACCGCTGGCACATTGCAAGTCATGTAGCTGCTTTAGCCCTGTACCATTGGTCAATAACATCACTTCTACGCCAGTAACGGGCACACTTCCTCCTTCCACTGTACCAGACCAACATTCAGTATCGGTTTCTGTGAGCGAATGCACGGGCAAAAGCTTAAAATGGCCTCGTCCACTGGATCTGAAACCCACCGTTCAACACCAGTCTACCTCCACGGCTGCAGACTGTCAAGCTAGCGAGGTTAGCAAAAACACTGCAACTACAAATGCCACAAGCCGCAAAGATAAAGACATCAAACCGCCAAGGAAATTTGGCTTGAGTTTGTTTAGGAGGAATGTAAACAAAAAGGACAAACCAAAGAAAGAATTTGTAACCTTTTCAGGACAGTTTCCCCCAGAGGAGTGGCCAGTTCGGGATGAAGATGACCTTAACAATCTGCCTCGTGACCTAGAGCACGCTATAATTAAAAGAATCAACCCTGAGCTCACTGTGGACAATCTGACCCGCCACACTGTTCTGATgaagaagatggaggagagacgGGAAAGGGGATTTGAACATGGTGTGGACAGACCTCTCGACAAAGATGATAAATTAGTCGACAAGGGAATGTCGACTGAGATGCTGTCAGTCTCCAGACCAAGACATCATCATTCAGCCAAGACATCTGGAGGAAGACGGTCTGCCCCTAAAGTTACTCGCAGCAGGAGGAGGGCACATTCTTCCAGAGAAAAAAGGGAGAAGGACAGGGAGAGAATTAGAAGTAAGGTGGCCATGTGTGCAGATGACTTGCCAGAGGGGGAAGATTTGATCCCAACTCGCCTCAGAGTGGAAATCCCAGTGGATCTGCCAGATCAGCTAGAAGAGGGAGTGACCGGTGAGGGGAAATCTCTCTATAAGAAAAGAATTGACAATCCCTTCCAAGTGGGGTCAAACAATGACCCATCAGAGGTGGAAACAGCCCCCACCACAAGCAGGGAGCATAGGAGACGAGAGGGCAAAGAGGGCAAGGCCTCAGGACAAGGGAGGAAAGAACGTTTAAACTACAGGTCCAAATCTTGGGACCCACATCGAGCTAAGATAGCTTTTGCAGAAGAGGAGCGAATAGGAAGATCACCAAATTCTGAGGACAGATACAGCTGTCTGCAAGGCAAGGATCTTCAAATGGACTTGAAACCTACCAAGGAGCTGCCATTAGACTACAGTCCAGCTTATCCTCAGAGTAGCACCCTGAGAATAGAAGACAAGGTCCGTCATCAGAGGGAATCAAAGGACACTTGGGGAAAAGATGATTACAAAGAAATACCACCTCCAAATCAAGATAAGCCAAATTATTTTGATCCAGGGTCCTTGCATGATTTACAAACTTCAAACACCACTTTGCGAAGAAAGCACTCTCTCAGAACTGCAAAACCACAGGATGGTGAACTTTGGAAAACTGGTAATCTAGTGTCTCAAGTTCAACCTTGTGAGGTACCTTcaagtacaaataaaacagaccAAAAGGCCTGTACAAAGTTAGAGTACAAGGTTGGACATGTGGAGAAGCTAGAGTCCATTGATGATAATACTGTAGCCACAGATGCTAGCAGCTTTTTTGAAGATGATTTGAGGCTATATGAAAAAGCAGATGAAAAGGATGAAGAGGATGCTTGCAGTTCATTGTGTCTTAATGAAGAAGAGGTTTCTGATTCTGTGAAGGTGTACCAGGCATCTATAGCCCACTACCTTGACCCACAACTAGATTATAATAACAAATTGGATTTAAGATATCAGGGTTCTCACAACCGCTACTATAATTCTTACATTCAACATGCCCCTTTGGTGCAAGAAGGTacagaaaatatttataaagcTGAATCAGAGGAGACAAAATGGAGAACTAACACTCACCGACAAATGACTAGATCTCCTCACTGTGGACCAAGTCCAGGGCACAGAGTGAGAGTAGAACAACACAGTGAAGCTAGCCTTAACCTGGACTGCCCAGATACTCCAGAGGTCGCAGACTGTAGCATCTTTGACTATTGCCAAACCAGCGAGGTGGAGTCAGATTCCGAGACTGTCCGCAAGTCCACAGACGAGGGTGATGGTGAATCGCCTCAATGGGCCGTTGACATGGAGGGACAAAAGGATCATTTCGAGGCTCTTGATGATAGTGAACAGCTTTCCACTCACAGAAGTGGGTTGAGTATGCCCAGTGGAGCCATGGCGGAGGCTGGTGAACCAGCGGAAATGGTGGAGAACCAGAGCATGACAGGAGACAGCGGGATTGACTCTCCccg